One part of the Hippoglossus hippoglossus isolate fHipHip1 chromosome 11, fHipHip1.pri, whole genome shotgun sequence genome encodes these proteins:
- the cspg5b gene encoding chondroitin sulfate proteoglycan 5b isoform X1 — protein MPRGDGGVGAWQVLMTISLVIAPLSAHGRHSLTRRHHHHNQSSLNKEALNTRMMLSDDSAERDHLIGAGLGAKLPLSSTKHHHSRKHVHLDFVEEDPPVVEELTAGGAGPDQPGNPLTDDVITVAFHSPAPDVVPSDALDLAKVPKPQKQKGADPTAWTLSDFYDYLAPDDDLSALDTTPEPEPTPSPPADMEDENPRLSGSPAVPDYVKPKVESGPSSPVPPMPGPDKDDEVGVGGAMGTDGCRLGFVRSGPGVCVSQCDTETNLCFNGGVCTVVAGMGAFCRCNVQDYIWNKGTRCDWAVTEFQVICAVVGVSSFVLLLLFMIIVFFAKRLHRLKNENRRLRKRSKYRPQSSEPQTDGLSVSTTADGSQPNVRKLCDTPPPAPQAHTHNLAYYDNIICQDDPQKKDDPGKSPQPKEEGSMNILNSHSPKHENNRPTSVAHDHDHTPNNTEENAEDGVTIGLEVLLPKEAKRHSETSSPLQYDVFLYKVANNGDTDSPSHAPPSHSANSYSTFHHIPKSPKSLKKPKSPKVSKSSKSPKHTKEHPPINHEPLSVRHSSPGRHLSTAHYPPCSRHSAPECYSSPSCHPSSHHSPSQYKCMPTSASTPPQMRRPRGRSHGPDSEHSGTGREHHSGHIRPSPSSPHLTQPSPSPSGRVKYSPVSTRSLPPLS, from the exons ATGCCGCGCGGGGACGGAGGTGTGGGGGCCTGGCAGGTGCTGATGACCATCTCCCTGGTCATCGCCCCCCTGTCTGCACACG GGAGGCATTCGCTGACCAGGCGCCATCATCACCACAACCAATCATCTCTCAACAAGGAGGCCTTGAACACCAGGATGATGCTGAGTGATGACTCGGCGGAGAGAGACCACCTGATCGGAGCAGGTCTCGGGGCCAAACTCCCTCTCAGCTCCACCAAACATCACCATTCTCGCAAACACGTCCACCTAGACTTCGTAGAGGAGGACCCACCTGTCGTGGAGGAGCTCACTGCCGGTGGTGCAGGTCCAGACCAGCCTGGAAACCCCCTGACCGATGACGTCATCACCGTGGCGTTCCACAGCCCGGCGCCGGATGTTGTGCCCTCTGACGCTTTGGATTTGGCAAAAGTCCCCAAACCCCAGAAGCAGAAAGGGGCGGACCCCACCGCATGGACGCTGTCTGACTTTTACGACTACCTTGCACCTGACGATGACCTCTCAGCATTGGATACGACCCCGGAGCCCGAGCCCACGCCTTCACCCCCAGCCGACATGGAGGATGAGAATCCGCGCCTTTCTGGTTCTCCTGCTGTCCCTGACTATGTGAAGCCTAAAGTAGAGAGTGGGCCCTCCTCACCTGTTCCTCCAATGCCAGGGCCAGATAAGGACGATGAGGTCGGCGTGGGTGGTGCCATGGGGACTGACGGCTGCAGGCTGGGCTTTGTCCGCTCTGGAccaggggtgtgtgtgtctcagtgtgacaCTGAAACCAATTTATGCTTCAATGGAGGGGTGTGCACCGTGGTGGCAGGAATGGGGGCTTTCTGCag GTGTAACGTACAGGACTACATCTGGAACAAAGGCACGCGCTGTGATTGGGCGGTCACAGAGTTTCAGGTGATTTGCGCGGTGGTGGGCGTGTCCTCCTttgtgctcctcctcctcttcatgaTCATCGTATTCTTTGCCAAGAGGCTGCACCGCCTCAAGAACGAGAACAGGCGCCTTCGCAAacgcag TAAGTACCGGCCGCAGAGCAGCGAGCCGCAGACGGACGGCCTCTCGGTTTCCACGACGGCCGACGGCTCGCAGCCAAATGTAAGGAAACTGTGCGACACCCCTCCGCCCGCTCCCCAAGCTCACACTCACAACCTGGCGTACTATGACAACATTATCTGTCAG GATGACCCCCAGAAGAAGGACGACCCAGGGAAGTCCCCGCAGCCCAAGGAAGAGGGCTCTATGAACATCCTCAACTCTCATTCCCCCAAGCATGAGAACAATCGCCCGACCTCCGTCGCTCACGACCACGACCACACTCCCAACAACACAGAGGAGAACGCCGAG GATGGAGTCACTATCGGCCTGGAAGTGCTCCTGCCCAAAGAGGCCAAGCGCCACTCAGAGACCAGCTCGCCCCTTCAGTACGACGTCTTCCTCTACAAGGTCGCCAACAATGGAGACACCGACTCCCCCAGCCACGCCCCTCCCTCTCACAGTGCCAACTCTTACTCCACTTTTCACCACATCCCCAAATCGCCCAAATCGCTCAAGAAGCCCAAGTCGCCCAAGGTGTCGAAGTCATCCAAATCACCCAAACACACCAAGGAGCATCCACCCATCAACCATGAGCCCTTGTCTGTGAGGCACTCCTCGCCTGGCCGTCACCTCTCCACCGCTCACTACCCGCCATGCTCTCGTCACTCTGCACCCGAGTGCTACTCTTCCCCCAGCTGCCACCCATCCTCCCACCACTCTCCCTCCCAGTACAAATGCATGCCCACATCTGCCTCCACCCCGCCCCAGATGCGCAGGCCCAGAGGTCGATCTCACGGTCCCGACTCGGAGCACTCGGGGACTGGGAGAGAGCACCACAGCGGACATATTCGTCCGTCTCCATCCTCGCCTCATCTTACCCAGCCTTCTCCATCACCATCAGGCAGGGTGAAGTACAGCCCGGTCAGCACCCGATCCCTGCCACCGCTCTCCTGA
- the cspg5b gene encoding chondroitin sulfate proteoglycan 5b isoform X2, translating to MPRGDGGVGAWQVLMTISLVIAPLSAHGRHSLTRRHHHHNQSSLNKEALNTRMMLSDDSAERDHLIGAGLGAKLPLSSTKHHHSRKHVHLDFVEEDPPVVEELTAGGAGPDQPGNPLTDDVITVAFHSPAPDVVPSDALDLAKVPKPQKQKGADPTAWTLSDFYDYLAPDDDLSALDTTPEPEPTPSPPADMEDENPRLSGSPAVPDYVKPKVESGPSSPVPPMPGPDKDDEVGVGGAMGTDGCRLGFVRSGPGVCVSQCDTETNLCFNGGVCTVVAGMGAFCRCNVQDYIWNKGTRCDWAVTEFQVICAVVGVSSFVLLLLFMIIVFFAKRLHRLKNENRRLRKRSKYRPQSSEPQTDGLSVSTTADGSQPNDDPQKKDDPGKSPQPKEEGSMNILNSHSPKHENNRPTSVAHDHDHTPNNTEENAEDGVTIGLEVLLPKEAKRHSETSSPLQYDVFLYKVANNGDTDSPSHAPPSHSANSYSTFHHIPKSPKSLKKPKSPKVSKSSKSPKHTKEHPPINHEPLSVRHSSPGRHLSTAHYPPCSRHSAPECYSSPSCHPSSHHSPSQYKCMPTSASTPPQMRRPRGRSHGPDSEHSGTGREHHSGHIRPSPSSPHLTQPSPSPSGRVKYSPVSTRSLPPLS from the exons ATGCCGCGCGGGGACGGAGGTGTGGGGGCCTGGCAGGTGCTGATGACCATCTCCCTGGTCATCGCCCCCCTGTCTGCACACG GGAGGCATTCGCTGACCAGGCGCCATCATCACCACAACCAATCATCTCTCAACAAGGAGGCCTTGAACACCAGGATGATGCTGAGTGATGACTCGGCGGAGAGAGACCACCTGATCGGAGCAGGTCTCGGGGCCAAACTCCCTCTCAGCTCCACCAAACATCACCATTCTCGCAAACACGTCCACCTAGACTTCGTAGAGGAGGACCCACCTGTCGTGGAGGAGCTCACTGCCGGTGGTGCAGGTCCAGACCAGCCTGGAAACCCCCTGACCGATGACGTCATCACCGTGGCGTTCCACAGCCCGGCGCCGGATGTTGTGCCCTCTGACGCTTTGGATTTGGCAAAAGTCCCCAAACCCCAGAAGCAGAAAGGGGCGGACCCCACCGCATGGACGCTGTCTGACTTTTACGACTACCTTGCACCTGACGATGACCTCTCAGCATTGGATACGACCCCGGAGCCCGAGCCCACGCCTTCACCCCCAGCCGACATGGAGGATGAGAATCCGCGCCTTTCTGGTTCTCCTGCTGTCCCTGACTATGTGAAGCCTAAAGTAGAGAGTGGGCCCTCCTCACCTGTTCCTCCAATGCCAGGGCCAGATAAGGACGATGAGGTCGGCGTGGGTGGTGCCATGGGGACTGACGGCTGCAGGCTGGGCTTTGTCCGCTCTGGAccaggggtgtgtgtgtctcagtgtgacaCTGAAACCAATTTATGCTTCAATGGAGGGGTGTGCACCGTGGTGGCAGGAATGGGGGCTTTCTGCag GTGTAACGTACAGGACTACATCTGGAACAAAGGCACGCGCTGTGATTGGGCGGTCACAGAGTTTCAGGTGATTTGCGCGGTGGTGGGCGTGTCCTCCTttgtgctcctcctcctcttcatgaTCATCGTATTCTTTGCCAAGAGGCTGCACCGCCTCAAGAACGAGAACAGGCGCCTTCGCAAacgcag TAAGTACCGGCCGCAGAGCAGCGAGCCGCAGACGGACGGCCTCTCGGTTTCCACGACGGCCGACGGCTCGCAGCCAAAT GATGACCCCCAGAAGAAGGACGACCCAGGGAAGTCCCCGCAGCCCAAGGAAGAGGGCTCTATGAACATCCTCAACTCTCATTCCCCCAAGCATGAGAACAATCGCCCGACCTCCGTCGCTCACGACCACGACCACACTCCCAACAACACAGAGGAGAACGCCGAG GATGGAGTCACTATCGGCCTGGAAGTGCTCCTGCCCAAAGAGGCCAAGCGCCACTCAGAGACCAGCTCGCCCCTTCAGTACGACGTCTTCCTCTACAAGGTCGCCAACAATGGAGACACCGACTCCCCCAGCCACGCCCCTCCCTCTCACAGTGCCAACTCTTACTCCACTTTTCACCACATCCCCAAATCGCCCAAATCGCTCAAGAAGCCCAAGTCGCCCAAGGTGTCGAAGTCATCCAAATCACCCAAACACACCAAGGAGCATCCACCCATCAACCATGAGCCCTTGTCTGTGAGGCACTCCTCGCCTGGCCGTCACCTCTCCACCGCTCACTACCCGCCATGCTCTCGTCACTCTGCACCCGAGTGCTACTCTTCCCCCAGCTGCCACCCATCCTCCCACCACTCTCCCTCCCAGTACAAATGCATGCCCACATCTGCCTCCACCCCGCCCCAGATGCGCAGGCCCAGAGGTCGATCTCACGGTCCCGACTCGGAGCACTCGGGGACTGGGAGAGAGCACCACAGCGGACATATTCGTCCGTCTCCATCCTCGCCTCATCTTACCCAGCCTTCTCCATCACCATCAGGCAGGGTGAAGTACAGCCCGGTCAGCACCCGATCCCTGCCACCGCTCTCCTGA